In a genomic window of Vanessa tameamea isolate UH-Manoa-2023 chromosome 31, ilVanTame1 primary haplotype, whole genome shotgun sequence:
- the LOC113393641 gene encoding uncharacterized protein LOC113393641: MKYEIIFLPFWVINCSHIQQNDSEVFITYAGHSDVERETVQRHNIDTEKAQTATENIVTENIVFIPNDKPVIRNEDTINIDDVINTRRVEDLMRDSAITEKPNQDILFITGKNHDNNEEQKISRTKADNESSGKINPIKRKSKLDCTNLDCNSTVRSICGGRKENSLWKFRLFLNECYFRKVNCGFQYAGNRYELVTIDKCENIGGHYPKAPYNYKPVSLYKPRQLPINETRRSFASRRSMSVGIDGAHCGHTCPISCTEDYDPQCAVSSAGQRKVFLNHCKLDQNSCIQNVAWHRRPLSECVGGKKADMNQNRGFISWMQRVGIIDRNGRLVLS, translated from the exons ATGAAATACGAAATTATATTCCTACCATTTTGGGTAATAAATTGTTCACACATACAACAAAACGACTCCGAAGTTTTCATAACGTACGCCGGGCACAGTGACGTTGAACGTGAAACTGTGCAACGACACAACATAGATACAGAAAAAGCACAGACAGCAACAGAAAATATCGTCAcagaaaatattgtgtttataccAAATGATAAACCAGTTATTCGTAATGAAgatacaattaatattgatgACGTTATAAATACGAGGAGGGTTGAAGATTTGATGCGAGATTCTGCAATTACTG AGAAACCGAATCAAGACATACTATTCATAACTGGAAAAAATCATGACAATAATGAGGAACAGAAAATTTCAAGGACGAAAGCTGATAACGAATCGAGTGGCAAAATTAATCCCATTAAAAGGAAATCCAAGCTCGACTGCACAAACTTGGATTGCAACAGCACGGTTCGGTCAATTTGTGGGGGGAGGAAGGAGAACAGCCTGTGGAAATTTAGACTTTTCCTCAATGAATGTTACTTTAGGAAGGTCAATTGTGGATTCCAATATGCTGGAAATA GATATGAATTGGTCACAATtgataaatgcgaaaatataGGCGGTCACTATCCCAAGGCGCCGTATAACTACAAACCTGTGTCACTGTACAAACCAAGACAGTTACCAATAAATGAGACCAGACGTAGTTTCGCATCAAGAAG atcCATGAGCGTGGGTATAGACGGTGCGCATTGTGGGCACACATGCCCAATATCCTGTACAGAGGACTACGATCCCCAGTGTGCAGTATCCAGCGCTGGCCAGAGAAAGGTCTTCTTAAACCATTGCAAATTGGATCAAAACTCTTGTATACAAAACGttg CTTGGCATCGCCGCCCGCTTTCTGAATGTGTTGGTGGAAAGAAGGCTGACATGAACCAAAACAGAGGATTTATATCCTGGATGCAGCGAGTCGGCATCATTGACAGAAACGGGAGACTAGTGCTGTCTTGA